The genomic segment TCGGCGCGCTTCTTTGCAACTGTGCCCTTTCGCCGCGTCAGTCGATTGACAAGGCCGCGCTGACTCGCCAAGGTGCGCAACAATATTATCCACTCATGCGGAAGGTTCTGCCATGACGCTTTCGAAGGCCCTCGTGCCCTCCACCTCGATTGCCCCCCGCGCCGCGATGGTGCTCGGCGGCTCGGCGCTGCTCGCGGTTGCCTCGCAAATCTCGGTGCCGATGTTCCCGGTGCCGATGACGCTGCAAACGCTCGCGGTGCTGACCATCGGCCTGACCATGGGCACCCGCATGGGCGTGGCGACCGTGGCCGCCTGGCTCGCGCAAGCGGCGATGGGCCTGCCGGTGCTCGCCAATGGCGGTTCGACCGCCGCCTTCTTCGGCCCGACGGCGGGCTTCCTGCTCGGCTTCCTCGCGATGGTCGCGGTGGCGGGCTTTGCCGCCGACCGTGGCGTGAAATCGGTGATCGGGCTCTCGCTCGCAGGCCTCGCGGCGACCGTGGTGCTCTACATCCCGGGCCTCGCCTATCCGGCGGTGCTGATGGGCAAGACCATGCCCGAGCTGCTCTCGGGCTGGATGATGCCGTTCCTCGCGGGCGATGCGGTCAAGGCGGTTCTCGCCGCGCTCGTCGTCTCGGGCGGCTGGGCGGCTCTGGCCAAGCGCGGCTGAGCCTCGCGCCTCAAGACTTCGCGAAACGCCGCCCCTCGGGGCGGCGTTTTTCATTGCGGATCAGAGGGTTCGGGCGCGGTCTTCAACCGCGCGAGCGCCGCCTCGCACATCCCGTAGGCAAGCCACTGGCACGGCGCGCAGATCTCGGAGAGCGCGCCCTCGGGCAGAGCCCGCATCCGCGCGCGCGCCTCGCCCCAGCTCAGCCGATCCCCCGGCGCCAGCCCGAGCGCGCGGCCATGCGCGGCATCGAGCGCAGCGATCTTGGCCTGGCTCTCGCAGCCCTCGCCGCGCCGCGCGGGGCAGGGCGCGCAGATATCATCGGCCGCGCCCACCACCTCGATCTCGACCGCCTCCCCGCGCGCCGCGCGCAGCCGACCCAGCACGATCGCGCTCATATTGGCGGTGAACTCGGGGCTGTAGCCCTTGCCCTCGAAGCCGAGCGAACAAAGGAAATGATGCGGGCGGTAGCGCAGGGGGCTCTGGGGCATCTCAGGATCGTCCGTCTGGCCTCGTGGCGGCGGCGGATTTGCGTATTTGGTCCAAGAAGAAGCGACAGGGTTTCTTCTTGGCAAAAATACGCCCGCCGGAGGCAGGAAGTTCAAGCGAAAAGGCCGGGGATTTCTCCCCGGCCTTCAGTCATTGCGGCGCTGATCAGCGGTTCTCGACCGGGACGTAGTCGCGGAAGGTCTCGCCGGTGTAGAGCTGGCGCGGGCGGCCGATCTTGCCGGCCGGGTCGCCGATCATCTCTTTCCACTGCGAGATCCAGCCGACGGTGCGCGACAGCGCGAAGATCGGGGTGAACATCGCGGTCGGGAAGCCCATCGCCTCGAGGATGATGCCCGAGTAGAAGTCGACGTTCGGGTAGAGCTTCTTCTCGATGAAATAGGGGTCTTGCAGCGCGATCTTCTCGAGCTCCTTGGCCACCTGCAGGGTCGGGTTGTCGTGGATGCCGAGCAGGTCGAGCACCTCGTCGGCCGATTCCTTCATCACCTTCGCGCGCGGGTCGAAGTTCTTGTAGACCCGGTGCCCGAAGCCCATCAGCTTGAACGGGTCGTTCTTGTCCTTCGCGCGGGCGATGAATTCCGGGATCCGGTCGACGGTGCCGATTTCACGCAGCATCTCGAGGCAGGCCTGGTTGGCGCCGCCATGGGCGGGGCCCCACAGGCAGGCGATGCCGGCCGCGATACAGGCAAACGGGTTCGCGCCCGAGGAGCCCGCGAGGCGGACGGTCGAGGTCGAGGCGTTTTGCTCGTGATCGGCGTGGAGCGTGAAGATCCGGTCCATGGCGCGGGCGAGCGCGGGCTCGACCTTGTAGGGCTCGGCCGGGACCG from the Rhodobacter xanthinilyticus genome contains:
- a CDS encoding DUF1284 domain-containing protein, whose translation is MPQSPLRYRPHHFLCSLGFEGKGYSPEFTANMSAIVLGRLRAARGEAVEIEVVGAADDICAPCPARRGEGCESQAKIAALDAAHGRALGLAPGDRLSWGEARARMRALPEGALSEICAPCQWLAYGMCEAALARLKTAPEPSDPQ
- a CDS encoding biotin transporter BioY; translated protein: MTLSKALVPSTSIAPRAAMVLGGSALLAVASQISVPMFPVPMTLQTLAVLTIGLTMGTRMGVATVAAWLAQAAMGLPVLANGGSTAAFFGPTAGFLLGFLAMVAVAGFAADRGVKSVIGLSLAGLAATVVLYIPGLAYPAVLMGKTMPELLSGWMMPFLAGDAVKAVLAALVVSGGWAALAKRG
- the gltA gene encoding citrate synthase yields the protein MAETKRTATLTLDGKTYDLPVISPSVGPDVLDIRKLYGQADVFTFDPGFTSTAACESAITYIDGDKGELLYRGYPIDQLAEKSHYLEVCYLLLNGELPNKQQMEDFENRITRHTMLHEQIQYFFRGFRRDAHPMATMVGVVGALSSFYHDSLDINDPWQREVASMRLVAKLPTIAAWAYKYSIGQPFVYPRNDMGYAENFLHMCFSVPAEPYKVEPALARAMDRIFTLHADHEQNASTSTVRLAGSSGANPFACIAAGIACLWGPAHGGANQACLEMLREIGTVDRIPEFIARAKDKNDPFKLMGFGHRVYKNFDPRAKVMKESADEVLDLLGIHDNPTLQVAKELEKIALQDPYFIEKKLYPNVDFYSGIILEAMGFPTAMFTPIFALSRTVGWISQWKEMIGDPAGKIGRPRQLYTGETFRDYVPVENR